DNA from Planctomycetota bacterium:
CGGACTGCACCTGGGCACCCTCTCGACCGACATCCACCTGCACGACACGTACTTCGTCGTCGCCCACTTCCACTACGTCATGATGGGCACGGTGCTCTTCAGTCTCGTGGCCGGGATGTACTACTGGTGGCCGAAGATCTTCGGCGTGATGTTCCACGAGGGCTTCGGCAAGCTCGCGGCGATCGTCACAATCGTGGGCTTCAATCTCGCGTTCTTCATCCAGTTCATCCTCGGTGCCCAAGGCATGCCCCGCCGCTACGCCAGCTACGAACCGCAGTACGAGATTTACCACCAGATCAGCACTTGGGGCGCGTTCCTGATGGGCCTGGGTCTGTTCCTCGTGCTGGGCAACTGGCTTCACTCGATCTGGTACGGCAAGAAGGCGCCCGCCAATCCGTGGGGTGCCAACACGCTCGAGTGGCAAACCACCAGCCCGCCGCCGCACGACAACTTCAAGCAGGCTCCGACCGCCGGCGATCCCTACGACCTGAAGCGCTGGCGTTGGGAAGAGAGCACCGAAGAATGGGTGCTCAAGGACGACGCCGTCCGCAGCGAACTCCAAGCGGTCAAGCCCAACCACTAACCCACCCCACCACCCGTGGCTTGACGGCCGCGGGTGGTGCTTGGACACTGCGAGCCGTTTCCCCGAGATCGCCCCCATGACAAGCATCCCCGCCAACCATCCCGCCGACGATGCACATGATCATCACGATCATGACTTAAACCCCGACGGCACCCACGGCCCTGAGCATTTGGCTCACCACTTCGACACGCCCACCCAGCAATACGCTTCGGGCAAGCTCGGCATGTGGGTCTTTCTCGGCACCGAGATCCTCATGTTTGGCGGGCTGTTCGTCGCGTACTTCGTGTACCGAGCCAACCACCCCGACGTCTTCCAGTACGCCGCCCAATCGCTCAACACCACGCTCGGGTTCATCAACACGCTGGTGCTGATCACCTCCTCCCTCACGATGGCCCTCGCCGTTCGGGCGATTCAGCTGGGTAACACCAAACAGTGCCTGGCACTGCTGCTGGTCACGCTCCTCGGCGGCTTTGGGTTCATGGGCATCAAGTCGGTCGAGTACTACGAGAAGATCTCCAAGGGCATCTTCCTCGGCTCCAACAACATCTATTCCGAAATCTATGTCGGCGAAGAAGAAAGCCCCGCGCCCGAAGCCGCAGTGATTGAGGCACAGGACGAAGCCGGAACGGGAACCGACGCCGGCGCGGCCCCGGCGATCGAAGTCGAGCCCGACGCGACAGCGGATGGCCACTCGGCCGATGAGCATGCGGCAGACGACCACGGCGACGCCCACGCGGAGAAGCCGCTCGACATGGCCGCGTGGGGCATTGAGTACACCGACCCGAACGC
Protein-coding regions in this window:
- a CDS encoding cytochrome c oxidase subunit 3, which gives rise to MTSIPANHPADDAHDHHDHDLNPDGTHGPEHLAHHFDTPTQQYASGKLGMWVFLGTEILMFGGLFVAYFVYRANHPDVFQYAAQSLNTTLGFINTLVLITSSLTMALAVRAIQLGNTKQCLALLLVTLLGGFGFMGIKSVEYYEKISKGIFLGSNNIYSEIYVGEEESPAPEAAVIEAQDEAGTGTDAGAAPAIEVEPDATADGHSADEHAADDHGDAHAEKPLDMAAWGIEYTDPNAGTGDAMVIKPTFHVEGTDARIRDGDARVFGNHNGLDPKFVDEDVNEVVVAHDGHAHGDSHDDAHGDSHGGGHGGHGIDYADLSKDDQANVDTFYGIYYAMTGLHGVHVLIGMGLIGWVALKTAAGTFSPKYFTPVDIVGLYWHLVDLIWIFLFPLLYLIH